Genomic window (Vicia villosa cultivar HV-30 ecotype Madison, WI unplaced genomic scaffold, Vvil1.0 ctg.001163F_1_1, whole genome shotgun sequence):
tccaaaatgcaatgatggccaaaacgagctagctccctatccattgatctcatctgatcttggggaacatttctgatatgtagaggctttctattggcttaggagaagattccaattgatgaatcattacttaccataaattctcaaaagtaatgattacatgatcacatgttcttgtttttgggaatcttcttcaattcttatgccatggtgaaaatggatGCATGGTATGTTTACAGATGTgctatgggtcgtgtagcatccattagtgaagccatatgcacaaaattgcaaagtttcaaattgtacatgacctataattttactttatgaggccaactttgaacaagaataactcctagctcaaaatgaatttggagaaggttgagcacaatttgtaaatcccttaatatgtacttcaattcattagtttggagtttttccaaaatcatttggaaaatttgtgtaaaacaggcccaaagtttgaagaaaactaggtcaaaatacttagaacttccaaagtccatatctcttaaatgattgatctcttgaagaaTGTTCCTctgtgagaagttgttttatttgatgagatctataactttcatgttggaagttttttgagttgtgtaggtgaaattttgagatccatgaactaggtcaaaaatgcacttagtttgacttttgttgactttttgatccttgatgaattttcttgattttctttggtcaaatgacttcaataatcatatatttatgatattgatccttaaagatcatgttttgaccaaaaaacttggaagtcaaaggtgatcttgtacaaatgactttttccagatgaagtgaaattttggacttttgtgatgaaacaagttctcctcctcaaatgagtgatgtgaatggattatattgaggtgatAGAATTTcttgagccatgatttgagttttggatccatgtcctgattaaaagtcaactgtccaggtgaattaggtcaaaaaccctaattgtcgaccagatgaaattgatgactgtggatcttgaattgaaatgaAATGCCCTGTGGATATTGTCAcatggattatttgaagatgattgaagcctttgagtgatgccctggagctttttagggtttcccaaatgtggtccctgattgcagcccttgatgggctcaaaaccctaaattggtgatctgagcaaacttgagtcctgatgactggtgtctaatcaatcataggtgaataaaatgaagcttttgagtcctatgattgtattggagactaatccttttatggattgatcctttgcctgagctctcttgtctttgaacatcctcgattaagtaccAGGTGAAtaagtgactgttctgagtatctACTTTGAATTTGATGCAAAGtatggagatgtgacatctcaggggggttcaaaattagggtatgacactgatGTTAAGAAGCATATGTCAAAAGGAGAAGCTGGAGCACATGCTAATTCAAAATGCTTCTAGGAAAATTAGTTGATGCTAATGCCTATGTTCAAATGCAGAAGCTGATCTGAAGATAAAGAATAAGATTCTACAAGATACTACTCAACTGCAATCATATACATCTTGAtagaaatcagaagaagcaaggagTTATTTCTCAAAAATTGttcaacaaagaagatgaagaataagatTCTAAAGATGCTACTTAACTACAATCACATACATCTTGAtagaaatcagaagaagcaaggagttgttgctcAAAACTTGCTCAacatagaagatgaagaagaagaccacTACAAGCTTCTACCCAACCTCCTATTATATACATCTTTGTAGGACAATGTAAtgaacacaagagttgttgctcgtatttTGTTTTAGGTATAGATTTTTTCATGTAAGTTATTCTAACACATGAGTTGTTGCTCAGAAATGTGTTAAACAATATGTGATTAAGTTAGTGTTTACATCCAGCTTGTGTAGAGCATTATTTTCTAAGCAAACCTTTATCAAATAGTTGtttgattgttccttgagagaccgagtgaaggtcagaagCTCGAGAAGACAATGGATTAGCTTGAgaatttctcaagtgaaccaggatatatctgGTGTTATTTACCTTTGTATATTGTCTTCAAGATTATCAGAAGCTATAAGAAGACTTTGGTTTCAAAGAAGGTTGAATACTTATGAGAAACACTATGCTTCTAATAAGTAAGAGCTTAATGCTTCTAATAAACAGCAACCAATTAAGATTCCGCACAAGAGTTTTAAGAAAGGGAAAttattgaaaacccaattcaaaccccccctttcttgtgtttttctccacctttaattggtatcagagcgccgtctctatattgatttttgaatcaaacacttaaccgtgtagagagattcaggaagagaaaaactctGGTTGCTGTAAAACTCTGTTGAAGACAACATCTTCTGGTTCAAGCTGTCTGATGCTATCTTGGGAAGATAGATTATATGAAGACCTCAAACTCCAACTCAACATCAAAGGATATGGAGTTAAGAAGCACTCAATAGTATTATCTTCACAAGTTGAAGTTTCTGAAAGAGTGTCTAGAATAAAGAGTTAACAAGTTTAAGAGAAAGGTTGAATcaaaatctgaagaagaagaagagaagacaaCAAGAGTTTTGAATCTGGAAGGCAGAAGTTCAAGCTCTCAGAATCAAAGGTAAATGGTATCAATATGTTTAAAGGGAAGCTTTGACTGGTCATAATTTCTAAACTCTATCTCTAATATCGCATGTACTATATATCTTTATTTTGAGTATCTTAGAGTCTGAAATCCTCACGTCTCTCTGACATTAAAAACAGTTTACAATCATCATTACATCTTGACCAAGAATCTTGCTAAAACTCATTTACTCATTTATTACATACATTCGTTTTAGTAAGTTATTATCTTGGAAATGAAGAGGTTTCAACACGCTTTATCCTCTTTGAGCTTTGTCTCTTCATCATCAGTTTTTGAGACTTGTCTTTTGTCTTGGTTCTCAAGTTTTAATTTATTGAGGTGTCAGTTTATAAATCCTTTAGCAAGTCAATCACGTattcattcttttatttaaagAAACCCTTTGATCTTTCTATCTTTTCACATACCCTTTCCTCTAAATTCCTTCTTGTTCATCTTTTCACTCTATCATGTCTTTGAAAACTTTCCTTGGAGAAGAAGAACTTCTTGAAGTTCATaaatgttgcaccccaaaatttgtcgtcctaatttatttctaattagcttaggctttgcattcatgtgcatctttccattagggaattaacataactcatgcattcgtTAATCAATGAATCTGGCTTGGGATCAAGGagcctgaattagggtttttgcttctTTATGTTTGGGTTTGGCGAAGATACTTCAACTGAGATTGACTTGTAGTAAGTGGCTCTACGACCCTCATGGACCTTCTCTCTTCAACATTTTGGTTTCCCCAAAGATGTTGTTTTTCACTAGACCAGAGGATGTTGTTGGCCGAGTCATTTGAAGATTGCTTGATCAGATGAATTTCTTGGCCTAAGGTTTATTTCGCTAAGCACTTGGTGATGTGCTTGTGATCATTATTTGGACGAGAAAGGTTGCATCGTTCTCTCATTCTATCGTTCATCAACGCAAGAGGTATTGAGGTACAAGAAAGGAATCATGATTTGTGCAATAAAAACTATGAAAGGCATTCATTTTGGTTTTAAGTCCATTTTATCATCATTGCAAGATTAGAAAGCCGTATGGAAAAactttgacttttgggtcaaagtcTACCACAAAAGGTTGACTTTTGACCAAAGTTATCATTAAAATATGTTGGTGTCCATCTCATATTTTGCTATTGATTCAACTTTTGCAACAAGAAGACTTGAAAGTGTAAATGAGGCCTTGAGGAAAAATATTCATccattcaaaattcagttagaaATTTATTTAAAGAGAAATATTGTTCACTTCTATCATACCAAAAAAATCCATTCCAAATCTTTACATTGAAAAATTACAAGAGAGAAACAAGTTACATGGAGAAGTTCTAATGCCTAAGTCTAAGCTAGTCCCTGTTCCATCTTCATCGTGCTTTCCAAAATCGTGCAATCTGTCAAACCATATAACCACCCGAAGCCActtcaaaaaaccaaaaatagccTTGCATTCAAAACCAACAAACTCTAACGGATGCATAACAAAAAGCACAGCTCAGTGGAAAAGAAGCTATACCAAACCAGCTCAGTTTACCGTCACAGCCAAGTGCGGCCCATACGAGAGTACTGCATCTAAAGACCAAATAATCAGCTGGTTCATAAAATACAAATCAAGACACAATAAACCACCTGGCTGTATATAAACCACCTACATAACTCACTAAACTGCATCCGTAAATTAGCATTAACCAGTTCGAAAATCGAATCCACACAAATGAACCAGCTCTTCACTTCAATTGAAACTAAAGCTTAGCTTCCCACAACTCCAAATCAAATTCTATAACAAAATCAAGTAAACCGGTTCCAATTTAAATTAACCATTTCTTACGAAATAAACTAAACCGCAGCTAATGCATCTAAATGACCGATAAACCAACGACATGACTCAAAATTTTTTTTGAAGAGGAAATCTATAACAGAAGTGCAAAGGAACCTCATAACAAAAATGTAGAATCAAGCGCTTACCAatgcgctaaaagcaattgctgttagtgagggcgcaactttatttccttatagtatgagccctcaggggctgcacctaaagcgaggtttgtaagctctctctaggcgccatgggttgagatgttaagcccattcgaatccctaagggtgacgctggatttatttatccaacaatctcccccccAGTGTTAGTcggggggattcgaacccatgaccatgctctgataccacttgtaggatcaagcgcttaccactgcgctaaaagcaattgctgttagtgagggcgcaactttatttccttatagtatgagccctcaggggctgcacctaaagcgaggtttgtaagctctctctaggcgccatgggttgggatgttaagcccattcgaatccctaagggtgacgctggatttatttatccaacaaaaAAATGAAATCGGTAACATAATTTGGAGCAGGAAAAAATCAATCACAACAAAAAAAGAGAAACCTGTAACAAACCTCATGAACTGAGTCTTCATTCTCTCCCTCTCGATAACCATTCACTCATCAATATCATAGCAATAATAATCACTGTTGCAATCTCCACGAATTCAATCACCAAAATCTTCAAGAGAACCTTCATTCTCAACGGAAAAACTCTCTTCAATCTTCAAGAAAATTCTCTATAGTTCCACAAAAAACTCgaacttcttcaatcttcatcggTAACAAACTCTTCTCCAAATTCACTACACCATCCCCATAACGccacactcttcttcatcatcttcttcatctcttcTTAAATCCACAGAAAATTTTCCATCTCAATCACTATCAATCCCTCTCCTCCATTCTTCACTCTTCTGATAAAAAAGCCTCAAGAACCTCCTCCACAAATCTCCAACAGAAATTCAATCTTCAACACTATAACTCTCCATTCATCCATGTTATTTTTtcggttttaaaaaaattgccACAGAGGAAATTATCAGCCGAGTCGTGGACTAGGTCGTTTTGTTTAAGAAGTTTCGTGGTACTGCCAAAATTAGGCAAAGCAGCTCAAAAATACACACGACGCTTCCAAGATAAAACAACTTGCTCTAGAATTACGATTGTCACTTGCACTTGTGAGAATCGGTCGAAGTGATACACCTTCAGAGATGGCTTAAAAAACCATTCATAGTATCTGAAAAACCATTCATagtttctaagattgtgcataatCAAAGGTGTCTACaacttgaacctttgcgtagcaagtaggattccGATTTAATAAGAGTGACactattgtcttgaactctatctcagacatcaaaCATGCACACAACCTTTTCAttaaggtgtattcttaatagcccgtgcttttaatggccctgcacgtgtatcccggtttagtgaaggctctaggaattctgcctcgaaattccataggaaccgaccttagttccacaatcacataggtgagtctatcaaAAGTACTCCTGTAGCCTAAGTACTCCCTCATACAaagtatagatctcattaagagtttctattatctcatcctcctattacttcaggattcatgcttctcATATTTACTCTAGCATGGTCGCTAcatattactcacaacttgttattacccattgaacgtatttcttgggatctccagtcatttaggtcgggttaccatcatgagaaAATCATTTCTATATAGGAATTAGTCCCATCTTTTTGGATGTATtatggactttctctctagctaatccttcCGTCAAAGGATCTGTTAAGTTTTCATCAATGCAtacatgatccactcttacagctcctttagagatacagtCTCTAACGGTGCTGTGCATTCTTCTTATTTGAAGTctttttaccattataataacggttctcaATTTTTGCAATAGCCGCGGTACTATCGCAGTGGATAACACAGCTGGCATTGGTTTTCCCATAACAGGATCTCATatagcaagcatcttaaccaacttgcttcttcactagctATGGCTAGTTCTATCATCTCAGACTCCGTTGTAGATTGAGCCAGCATGgtttgtttctttgatttccacgATACTGCTCCCCCAGCTATACTAAATATatagccactagtagctttgGAATCATCCGATAAGGTGTTCCAATCTGCATCGCTATGCCCTTCTAGTACATCAGGAAATTTCTTATAATGTAGGCCGAGATCCAAGGTCATTTTAAGGTACCtcatgactcgctcaatagcttTCCAGTGCTCATTGCTCGGCCTACTCGTAAACCTGCATAATAGTCAAACGACATATGCAATGTCAGGTCTAGTACAATCAATGGCATATCTAAGACTGCCAATGATGCTCGCATATTCGGATTGTCTGAAACTTTCTCCAGTGTTCTTAAGCAGTTTCACACTTGGATCATATGGAGTGCATGCTAGCTTACagtcaaagtatttatatttctttaagatcttctccacatagtgagattgatccaaagaaattccttGTTCGAATTGCGTGATCTTGATACCAAGAATCACACTCGCTTCTGCACAACAGTGATTTCATAGCATTAACAACCTGAATGTTTGATCTAAATATGAGTAGATCGTCTACAtatagacatatgatagtgcaAATGTGATTCTCATAtttgtaataaacgcatttgtcactttcattcactttgtaccCATTCAATATCATTAgattatcaaacttttcatgccatttattaggagcttgttttagtccatatagaGACTTATCAAACTTACAGACCTTGTTTTCTTGTCCATGGATCCCAAAACCTTCGGGTTATTCGATATAGATAtcttcttctaagtcaccatttaaaaaggctgttttaacatccatttggtgtactattaagttataaatagcagaaattaaaataagtaccctaatggatgtaattctaGTGACTGGAGAGAAGGTATCGaagaaatctacattttctcattgtctaaaacccttggctaTAAGGcaagccttgtatttatcaatactTCCAttaggttttagtttctttttcaaaagccATTTACAACCGATTGGTTTGCAACCAGGAGGCAAGTCTACTAAGTTCCAGGTGTTGTTAGATTCTagagaatctatctcatcattaatagcTTCTTGCCACAAGTCTGCATCAAGAGATGACAGtgcttcttgaagatttattggatcttcttctacattatagGCCGCATAATCAGACCCATAGTATTTAGAGGCTCTTACTCTTTTACTTCGTCGAAGTTCTATTTCTATATTGTCATTGCTTTGTATGCTTCGTATCACAGGAACGTGACTCGATTGATTTCCCCACTATTTCGCGATTTGAATGGAAATTTGtcttcatagaaatcaacataatttgattctatgatcactttCGCATTTAGttcataaaacctatatgccttatTGTTTGCTTCATACCCAATGAATACACATTTGtatgctctactagcgagtttaactcgttttGGATCCGGAATTCTAACATAAGCCAGACagccccaagttctcaaataagacaattttagttgtcttttctttaatatctaaTAAGGTTAGATCTTATTTTTAGACTTGGGTATTCAATTCAGGACATAGCAACCAGTCAATAAAATTCCCCCCACCAGTGAGGTGCAACACCAGAATTCAGcataattgcaacaacaagttcAGTAAGAGTTCTATAATGGAGCAGTCGTTACATGTACAATTCCATGTTTAATATTAAAATCATTGAGTAAACCAGAATCATATTCAGTTCCCCTATCACTACG
Coding sequences:
- the LOC131633689 gene encoding secreted RxLR effector protein 161-like: MDKKTRFTSRPSNEHWKAIERVMRYLKMTLDLGLHYKKFPDVLEGHSDADWNTLSDDSKATSGYIFSIAGGAVSWKSKKQTMLAQSTTESEMIELAIASEEASWLRCLLYEILLWENQCQLCYPLR